TACGTTGTAGCATTTTGTTATCAGAGTTCCCTCTCCAATAGGCACCTGCTAATGATAATAATTTGAACTCACGAAGTTTACCTGTTGAAGGTACGTGAATACCGCGACATAGGTCGAAAAATTCCCCTTGGTAGTAAATAGACACTTGCTCATCAGCGGGAATCGCTTCAAGTAATTCTAATTTATATTCGTCGTCGATTTCTTCATAAATTGCTTGTGCTTCTGCACGGCTAACGTTTTTACGCTCTACTTCTAGATTTTCAGCAATGATTTTTTTCATTTCTTTTTCGATTGCTGGTAAATCTTCAGCAGTAATTGGTGTTGGTGCATCAATATCGTAGTAGAAGCCTCCCTCAATAACCGGACCAATACCAAGTTTTACTTCAGGGAATAAGCGTTTAATCGCTTGTGCTGTTAAATGGGCTGTTGAGTGACGAAGAATTTCTAATGCTGCCTCATCATCTTGTGTAATAATGGCAATTGTTGCATTTTCTTCAATTGGTGTTTTTAAGTCTACTAATTCCCCATTTACTTTCCCTGCATAAGCTTTTTTACGAAGTCCTGGGCTAATAGATAATGCCACATCATCAGTAGATGTACCTTTTGCAAATTCCTTTACAGCGCCATCTGGGAACGTTAATTTAATCATGTCTGACATTTTGTTGCACTCCTTGTTTGGTTAAATTTAGTGATGCATGATGAAACAGCGAATCTTATGGTTAACGTAAGCTTGCACAAAAAACCCTAAAAAACAAAAAAGCCCCGTCCCTCACAAAAGGGACGAAGCGTATGCTCGTGGTTCCACCCTTCTTCCTTCCGATAAAATCATCAGACGAAGCTCAAGGCTAGCTAACGGGCTAGGGACCGGCGAAAGATTATTCCCTTTCGCTGCTCAGTAGGTAGTAAAAAATGTGTCCAAACTAGGAAGCTTACAGCCGATGACTTCCCTCTCTAAAAGCCGTTACACAAAATTCATGTCCTCATCATTGCATTGTGCTATATAGTATATGAGACAGTATACGCTCGATTGTCGTAAAATGCAACTGTCAATGTTACAAACGTCGATTTTTGCCACGCATTTCTATTGGCTCCGTCAAAGCTTTCACACGTTCCATAATACGTCCAGCCTTTACAACCTCAATATCCCCTTTTTGGGACTGTGCTAAGTGATGCTCTAATTCATCATAGTTAAAATTAGAGGTAATGAATGTTGGCAATTGTTCTGCCATTCGATAATGGAAGATTGTTCCTAAAATTTCATCACGTGTCCATGCTGACATTGTTTCTGCCCCTAAATCATCAAGCATCAATACCGGCGCTTTTTTCACATAATCTATTTTTTCATTTAACGTATTATCACCGATTGCATTTTTCATTTCACGTAAAAATTCTGGTACAAAAACGACCACTGAACGGATTTTTTTGGAAGCCAGTTCATTCGCAAGTGCACCAAGCACAAAGGATTTCCCTACACCAAACTTCCCATATAAATAAAAGCCTTTCGTTGGTAGCTGCCCTGTTTCCTCTGTTTTCTTAACAAATTGTGCCGCCCGTTGCGCGATAAGCACACGGGATTCATCATCAATCATTAAATCTTGGATTGTCGCTTGCAACACATCTTTCGGCATATGCATACTAGCAATCATATTTGCAACATCCCGACGTTCGTCCTC
This DNA window, taken from Lysinibacillus sp. FSL M8-0337, encodes the following:
- the dnaI gene encoding primosomal protein DnaI, whose protein sequence is MNKALKRAINVPSFQERYEAMRREILEHPRVQAFLAEHAEELSYDAVERNLPKLHEFISQSTVCCGCDHTAHCTNYLKGFIPTLRVVRNTVEIDYVRCEQKVREDERRDVANMIASMHMPKDVLQATIQDLMIDDESRVLIAQRAAQFVKKTEETGQLPTKGFYLYGKFGVGKSFVLGALANELASKKIRSVVVFVPEFLREMKNAIGDNTLNEKIDYVKKAPVLMLDDLGAETMSAWTRDEILGTIFHYRMAEQLPTFITSNFNYDELEHHLAQSQKGDIEVVKAGRIMERVKALTEPIEMRGKNRRL